From Vibrio crassostreae, one genomic window encodes:
- the trpB gene encoding tryptophan synthase subunit beta yields the protein MAKLDAYFGEYGGQYVPQILVPALDQLEQAFIDAQADPEFRSEFMTLLQEYAGRPTALTLARNLTKGTKTKLYLKREDLLHGGAHKTNQVLGQALLAKRMGKQEIIAETGAGQHGVATALACALLGLKCRVYMGAKDVERQSPNVFRMKLMGAEVIPVHSGSSTLKDACNEALRDWSATYEDAHYLLGTAAGPHPFPTIVRDFQRMIGEETKNQILAREGRLPDAVIACVGGGSNAIGMFADFIEEESVRLIGVEPAGKGIDTDQHGAPLKHGKTGIFFGMKAPLMQDENGQVEESYSVSAGLDFPSVGPQHAHLNAIGRAEYDNVTDDEALEAFQAIARNEGIIAALESSHALAHAIKMAHDDPEKEQLLVVNLSGRGDKDIFSVHDILKEKGAL from the coding sequence ATGGCTAAACTCGATGCCTACTTCGGTGAATACGGTGGTCAATACGTACCGCAGATCCTAGTGCCAGCACTAGACCAACTTGAACAAGCATTTATCGATGCACAAGCCGATCCTGAGTTCCGCAGCGAATTCATGACGCTTCTGCAAGAGTACGCAGGTCGCCCAACGGCACTAACGCTGGCTCGTAACCTTACTAAAGGTACAAAGACCAAACTGTACCTAAAGCGCGAAGATCTACTTCACGGCGGCGCCCACAAGACAAACCAAGTACTTGGCCAAGCACTGCTTGCTAAACGTATGGGTAAGCAAGAAATCATCGCTGAAACAGGCGCAGGCCAACACGGCGTTGCAACCGCTCTAGCGTGTGCTCTACTAGGTCTTAAGTGTCGTGTTTACATGGGTGCGAAAGACGTTGAACGTCAAAGCCCGAACGTGTTCCGTATGAAGCTAATGGGCGCAGAGGTTATCCCTGTTCATTCTGGCTCTTCAACGCTAAAAGATGCATGTAACGAAGCGCTACGTGACTGGTCTGCAACTTATGAAGACGCGCACTACCTACTGGGTACTGCAGCGGGTCCTCACCCATTCCCAACGATTGTTCGTGATTTCCAGCGCATGATTGGTGAAGAAACGAAGAACCAAATTCTAGCTCGTGAAGGTCGCCTTCCTGATGCAGTTATTGCTTGTGTCGGCGGTGGTTCTAACGCTATCGGTATGTTCGCGGATTTCATTGAAGAAGAATCTGTACGCCTAATCGGTGTAGAACCTGCTGGTAAAGGTATTGATACCGACCAACACGGCGCGCCGCTTAAACACGGTAAAACCGGTATCTTCTTCGGTATGAAAGCACCACTAATGCAAGATGAGAACGGTCAAGTAGAAGAGTCTTACTCTGTGTCTGCCGGTCTAGATTTCCCATCAGTTGGTCCTCAACACGCCCACCTAAACGCAATTGGCCGTGCTGAATACGACAACGTGACCGATGACGAAGCACTAGAAGCGTTCCAAGCTATCGCACGTAACGAAGGTATTATCGCAGCGCTAGAGTCATCTCATGCTTTAGCTCATGCAATCAAAATGGCTCACGACGACCCAGAGAAAGAACAGCTATTAGTCGTTAACTTATCTGGCCGTGGTGACAAAGACATTTTCTCTGTACACGACATCCTTAAAGAGAAAGGAGCATTATAA
- the trpA gene encoding tryptophan synthase subunit alpha, giving the protein MDRYQSLFTRLAEKNQGAFVPFVTVGDPNPEQSLKIMETLVEAGADALELGIPFSDPLADGPTIQGANIRALDSKVTPDVCFDLIGQIRAKYPELPIGLLMYANLVYARGIENFYERCANAGIDSVLIADVPTNESDEFVAAAKKFGVHPIFIAPPTASDETLQSVSELGGGYTYLLSRAGVTGAETKANMPVTALLDRLNKFDAPPALLGFGISAPEQVKEAIVAGAAGAISGSAVVKIIENNVEQPEAMLKALAEFVTPMKAATQK; this is encoded by the coding sequence ATGGATCGCTATCAATCACTATTCACTCGCTTAGCTGAAAAAAATCAGGGTGCATTTGTACCATTCGTAACGGTTGGCGATCCTAACCCTGAACAGTCTCTTAAGATCATGGAAACTTTGGTTGAAGCAGGTGCTGATGCGCTTGAACTTGGTATTCCGTTCTCTGATCCACTGGCTGATGGCCCAACAATCCAAGGTGCGAACATTCGTGCGTTAGATTCTAAAGTAACGCCTGATGTATGTTTTGATCTTATTGGTCAAATCCGCGCGAAATACCCAGAGCTACCAATCGGCCTACTGATGTACGCGAACTTGGTCTACGCACGTGGTATTGAGAACTTCTACGAGCGTTGTGCAAATGCGGGTATCGACTCGGTACTGATTGCAGACGTACCAACCAATGAAAGTGATGAGTTTGTTGCTGCAGCGAAGAAGTTTGGCGTTCATCCAATCTTTATTGCTCCACCAACAGCGAGCGATGAAACACTTCAGTCAGTATCTGAACTTGGTGGTGGTTACACTTACCTACTTTCTCGTGCTGGCGTAACGGGTGCAGAAACAAAAGCAAACATGCCAGTAACCGCACTGCTTGATCGTTTGAACAAGTTCGATGCGCCACCAGCACTGCTTGGTTTCGGTATCTCTGCTCCTGAACAAGTGAAAGAAGCGATTGTAGCTGGCGCTGCCGGTGCTATCTCAGGCTCAGCGGTTGTAAAAATCATTGAGAACAACGTTGAACAGCCAGAAGCAATGCTTAAAGCATTGGCTGAGTTTGTAACGCCAATGAAAGCTGCAACACAGAAGTAA
- a CDS encoding slipin family protein, producing the protein MFIHTIGIVIVLVILLIASMFRVLREYERAVVFFLGRFYGVKGPGLIIIIPFIQQIVRVDLRTIVLDVPTQDLITRDNVSVKVNAVVYFRVLDPKMAINNVENYLEATSQLSQTTLRSVLGQHELDELLSEREELNRDLQSILDQHTDNWGIKIANVEIKHVDLDDSMVRALAKQAEAERSRRAKVIHATGELEASTKLREAAEVLNKAPNAIQLRYMQTLTEVANERTTTIVFPMPVDLVDKITDPIKATLNEAAIKKAMKVDD; encoded by the coding sequence ATGTTTATACACACTATAGGTATTGTTATCGTGCTTGTTATCTTGTTGATAGCTAGTATGTTCAGAGTTCTGCGCGAGTACGAGCGTGCAGTAGTGTTCTTCTTAGGGCGCTTTTACGGTGTGAAAGGGCCAGGGTTAATTATCATCATTCCCTTCATTCAACAAATCGTGCGAGTCGACTTGCGAACCATCGTTTTAGATGTACCAACACAAGATTTGATCACCAGAGATAATGTGTCGGTTAAGGTTAACGCTGTGGTCTATTTCCGAGTGCTTGATCCTAAGATGGCAATCAACAACGTGGAGAACTATCTCGAAGCCACTAGCCAACTCTCACAAACCACGTTGCGGTCTGTTCTAGGTCAGCATGAATTGGATGAGCTGTTGTCTGAGCGAGAAGAGCTCAACAGAGATTTACAATCAATTCTTGATCAGCACACCGATAACTGGGGGATTAAGATTGCCAATGTCGAGATTAAGCATGTTGATCTTGATGACAGTATGGTGCGAGCTCTTGCGAAACAAGCAGAGGCAGAGCGTTCTCGTCGAGCTAAGGTGATACATGCAACAGGTGAGCTAGAGGCATCCACTAAGCTAAGAGAAGCCGCAGAAGTACTGAACAAAGCGCCTAACGCCATTCAGTTACGTTATATGCAGACATTAACCGAGGTCGCGAATGAACGCACCACGACCATCGTATTCCCAATGCCTGTCGACTTAGTGGATAAAATCACTGATCCCATTAAAGCGACACTCAATGAGGCTGCGATTAAGAAGGCGATGAAAGTTGACGATTAG
- a CDS encoding NfeD family protein has protein sequence MTFILKYLFAFLLLLSSVFAQADDVWVIEVNGGIGPATSDYLTREIEQAHDEQAKLIILKMNTPGGLDSSMRDIIRSITTSPIPVATWVGPAGSRAASAGTYILLASHVASMAPGTNLGAATPVSLGGGKAPTNPLSPQDDTNKDDNTSASEQDATKQENSDQVKATTAMEKKVINDAAAYIVSLAKLHKRNEEWAEKAVREAASLDSENALSLNVIDFIASDLQQLVELSNGRTVIINGINQEVQLSDVAFVEREQDWRFSLLSVITNPNVAYILMLIGIYGLLLEFYNPGVGLPGVLGGICLLLAMYSLQMLPVSYAGLALILLGIALMVAEAFSPSFGIFGLGGVAAFTLGSIMLMDTEVPGYQIALPLIIGISLFSVAFIVVTISMLVRVRNKPVTTGMEAVVGETGKVVSGFPGAGRVLVEGEIWQAKCVNELKAGQSIRVTKLTGLSLDVEALPDETPSKSG, from the coding sequence ATGACTTTTATATTAAAGTACTTGTTTGCGTTTCTTCTGTTGCTCAGCTCAGTGTTTGCTCAGGCCGATGATGTCTGGGTGATTGAGGTGAACGGAGGGATAGGTCCGGCGACCAGTGATTACCTCACTAGAGAAATAGAACAAGCTCACGATGAGCAAGCAAAGCTCATTATTTTGAAAATGAACACGCCTGGCGGGTTAGACTCATCGATGCGTGACATTATTCGATCCATCACCACCTCACCGATTCCAGTCGCTACTTGGGTTGGGCCTGCGGGTTCACGAGCAGCGAGTGCCGGTACCTATATTTTACTTGCCAGCCACGTTGCTTCCATGGCGCCCGGAACCAATTTAGGCGCAGCCACGCCAGTGTCTCTTGGTGGTGGCAAAGCGCCGACTAATCCCTTGTCGCCTCAAGACGATACCAATAAAGACGACAACACTTCTGCGAGTGAACAAGACGCAACGAAACAAGAGAACTCAGATCAGGTAAAAGCCACCACTGCGATGGAAAAGAAAGTCATCAATGATGCAGCGGCTTACATTGTCAGTTTGGCTAAGCTGCACAAACGTAACGAAGAATGGGCAGAAAAAGCGGTAAGAGAAGCGGCGAGTTTGGACTCAGAGAATGCACTTTCGCTTAACGTGATTGATTTTATTGCCAGCGACCTTCAGCAATTGGTTGAACTGAGTAACGGGCGTACCGTCATAATCAACGGTATCAATCAGGAAGTCCAACTTAGTGATGTGGCTTTTGTCGAGCGTGAACAAGACTGGCGCTTTAGTTTGCTTTCGGTGATTACGAATCCAAATGTCGCTTACATCCTCATGCTCATCGGTATCTATGGTTTGTTGCTGGAGTTTTATAACCCAGGGGTCGGCTTACCGGGTGTATTGGGCGGTATCTGTCTGTTATTGGCGATGTACTCGTTACAAATGCTGCCTGTGAGTTACGCGGGCCTTGCTTTGATCTTGTTGGGTATAGCTTTAATGGTTGCGGAAGCCTTTAGTCCGAGCTTTGGCATTTTCGGTTTGGGTGGCGTTGCTGCATTTACATTGGGCTCAATCATGCTGATGGACACTGAAGTACCGGGTTACCAAATCGCATTGCCGTTAATTATCGGAATCAGTTTGTTCTCTGTAGCGTTTATTGTCGTAACAATATCAATGCTAGTCCGAGTCAGAAATAAGCCAGTGACGACTGGGATGGAAGCGGTGGTTGGCGAGACGGGTAAAGTTGTAAGCGGTTTTCCTGGCGCGGGTCGAGTGCTGGTTGAAGGTGAAATCTGGCAAGCCAAATGCGTCAATGAACTGAAAGCAGGACAGAGTATCAGAGTCACCAAGCTCACCGGGCTTTCTTTGGATGTTGAAGCGCTGCCCGATGAGACACCATCGAAGTCTGGTTAG
- a CDS encoding dicarboxylate/amino acid:cation symporter: MVHRTLVSSSGIFIFSSTEVMEVLKEKSLLSNIGVQVVIAMIVGTVVGAMMGDSATMFAPLGAIFINLIKMLVIPLVAVALISGAAGLGNSSSAGKVGVTTLGYFALTSALAVALALVMGEVFEPGRGIDVSGVEGMFSSEYAAKGELPTFWATITGMIPTNVFQSLNEANILQILVFCLFFGIAISKQAKEKRDPIINGVNAIVDAMVWMINKVMIIAPLGVFGLMAEAVGTFGFGALMVVFKLFVVYIAAILIFGFVAYPLMIQIFTKTSAKKFLVAMKKPQAVALSTASSMATLPVTMETVEKELGVRNSTASFVLPLGATINMSGNAIYYGLVAIFFAQLFNIDLSMGAYVAIIVTSTLGAVGQAGVPGPSFLVVAVLLAAGIPIEGLPLLFALDRIFDMIRTALNITGDAACAVIVDSLIKDEAKEAELQKQQA; the protein is encoded by the coding sequence ATGGTACATCGTACATTGGTGAGTAGTTCTGGGATTTTTATATTTAGTAGCACAGAGGTTATGGAAGTGTTAAAAGAAAAGAGTTTACTAAGCAACATCGGCGTTCAAGTCGTTATTGCAATGATCGTCGGTACTGTAGTTGGTGCGATGATGGGTGACAGCGCAACTATGTTCGCTCCACTGGGTGCTATCTTCATCAACTTGATCAAGATGTTGGTTATCCCTCTAGTCGCAGTTGCACTGATTTCAGGTGCTGCTGGTTTAGGCAACAGTTCATCTGCAGGTAAAGTCGGCGTAACTACATTGGGTTACTTTGCACTAACGTCTGCACTTGCTGTAGCGCTAGCGCTAGTAATGGGTGAAGTATTCGAACCGGGTCGTGGTATCGATGTTTCTGGCGTAGAAGGCATGTTCTCTTCTGAATACGCTGCGAAAGGCGAACTTCCAACGTTCTGGGCAACCATCACTGGCATGATCCCTACCAACGTTTTCCAATCATTGAATGAAGCAAACATTCTGCAAATTCTCGTTTTCTGCTTATTCTTCGGTATTGCGATTTCTAAACAAGCGAAAGAAAAACGTGATCCTATCATCAATGGCGTAAACGCGATTGTTGACGCTATGGTTTGGATGATCAACAAGGTTATGATCATTGCACCACTTGGCGTATTCGGCCTAATGGCAGAAGCAGTTGGTACATTCGGTTTTGGCGCACTTATGGTTGTGTTCAAACTGTTCGTTGTTTACATCGCTGCGATCCTGATCTTCGGTTTTGTTGCTTACCCACTGATGATTCAAATCTTCACTAAGACTTCAGCTAAGAAGTTCCTAGTGGCAATGAAGAAGCCTCAAGCGGTTGCACTATCAACAGCCTCTTCAATGGCTACACTGCCAGTAACAATGGAAACGGTAGAGAAAGAACTTGGCGTTCGTAACTCTACGGCTTCATTCGTTCTACCTCTTGGTGCGACGATCAACATGTCTGGTAATGCAATTTACTACGGCTTAGTTGCTATCTTCTTTGCACAACTGTTCAACATAGACCTGTCTATGGGTGCCTACGTTGCTATCATCGTAACGTCTACGCTTGGCGCAGTTGGTCAAGCGGGTGTTCCAGGCCCTTCTTTCCTAGTGGTTGCGGTTCTTCTAGCGGCTGGTATCCCTATCGAAGGTCTACCTCTGTTGTTCGCTCTAGACCGTATCTTCGATATGATCCGTACTGCTCTGAACATCACTGGTGATGCAGCATGTGCAGTAATCGTTGATTCTCTAATCAAAGACGAAGCGAAAGAAGCTGAGCTACAAAAACAGCAAGCGTAA
- a CDS encoding ABC transporter substrate-binding protein, with the protein MKKIILGLACAAALLGTTVQAKEIRLASDFTYPPFNYKNSDGVPVGFDIEIADALCEQAKLDCTWVSQSWDSLIPSLLARKSDVIMASMRITEERKRKILFTDKYYQTPAVFVAAKSAEFSVDEAGLAGKTIGVQQGTIHDRYVTDKFGDVANIKRYTGQDEVYLDLQNGRLDLTFGNSDQLSLAFLDKKEGEGFEFKGKAVTDKAYIGEGTALALRKQDSKLAKQFNAAIEEIRANGTYDKIASKYFTFDIYGADL; encoded by the coding sequence ATGAAAAAGATAATACTAGGACTCGCTTGTGCGGCTGCTTTACTTGGTACAACGGTACAGGCGAAAGAAATCCGTTTGGCGTCAGACTTTACGTATCCGCCATTCAACTATAAAAACAGTGACGGTGTGCCTGTTGGGTTTGATATTGAGATAGCTGATGCCTTGTGTGAGCAAGCCAAACTCGATTGTACTTGGGTTTCACAAAGTTGGGACTCGCTAATTCCAAGTTTGTTGGCGAGAAAGTCAGATGTGATTATGGCTTCAATGCGTATTACCGAAGAGCGTAAGCGTAAGATCTTGTTTACTGATAAGTACTACCAAACTCCAGCCGTGTTTGTTGCTGCTAAAAGCGCGGAATTCAGCGTCGATGAGGCCGGCTTAGCGGGCAAAACCATCGGTGTACAACAAGGCACGATCCACGATCGCTACGTAACAGATAAGTTTGGTGATGTGGCAAACATTAAACGTTATACCGGGCAAGATGAAGTGTATCTGGATCTGCAAAATGGCCGTCTAGATCTCACCTTCGGCAACTCAGATCAACTGTCATTGGCTTTCTTAGACAAGAAAGAAGGTGAGGGTTTTGAATTTAAAGGCAAAGCAGTAACTGACAAAGCCTACATTGGTGAAGGTACGGCTTTAGCACTAAGAAAACAGGATTCAAAACTGGCGAAACAATTCAATGCCGCGATTGAAGAGATCAGAGCAAACGGTACTTACGACAAGATTGCTTCTAAGTACTTCACGTTTGATATCTATGGCGCTGATTTGTAA
- the hisC gene encoding histidinol-phosphate transaminase translates to MTSFIDNLVPQAVKKLIPYQSARRIGGDGRVWLNANELESSLFQGEASHNRYPDFLPQDIAKAYQAYCGTDAATVAVRGADEAIDLLIRTFCKPASDNILICSPTYAMYEFCADALAIETLDSPLQEDFSLDVADILNKAELVNIVFLCSPNNPTGNVIPRSDLIQVLEGTIGKSLVVVDEAYIEFEPQTSAVSLIERYPHLVVIRTLSKAFGLAAVRCGFILVSQNVMQYVAKLIPPYPMPDCSSQIVLDALSDERVSVMQGATQKLVELRNWFACELTQFDFIESVYPSSTNFILLRQKPRHQVFSVLAKDGIVTRNQNHEPALRNCVRISIGSQESMLEVITSLTRYQTELEKNQQGRQIQQSQHKETQSQLDKDHI, encoded by the coding sequence TTGACATCTTTTATTGATAACTTAGTGCCTCAGGCTGTAAAAAAATTAATACCTTATCAATCGGCAAGAAGAATTGGTGGTGATGGACGTGTATGGCTAAACGCGAACGAATTGGAAAGCTCGCTGTTTCAAGGAGAAGCCAGCCATAATCGTTACCCAGACTTTTTACCACAAGATATTGCCAAGGCTTACCAAGCGTATTGCGGAACTGACGCTGCAACTGTTGCTGTTCGTGGCGCTGATGAAGCGATTGACTTACTGATCAGAACATTCTGTAAGCCCGCGAGTGACAATATCCTGATTTGTTCACCAACGTATGCCATGTATGAGTTTTGCGCTGATGCATTAGCGATTGAAACGCTCGACTCTCCTTTGCAGGAAGATTTCAGCTTAGATGTTGCTGACATTCTGAATAAAGCTGAGTTGGTCAATATCGTTTTCCTTTGTTCACCAAACAATCCAACGGGTAATGTGATTCCCAGATCGGATTTGATTCAGGTACTGGAAGGGACTATCGGGAAATCTCTAGTGGTGGTTGATGAAGCGTATATCGAATTTGAACCACAAACGTCAGCCGTTAGCCTTATTGAGCGTTATCCGCACTTGGTTGTGATTCGCACTTTATCTAAGGCGTTTGGACTTGCTGCGGTGCGCTGTGGTTTTATCTTAGTGAGTCAAAATGTGATGCAGTATGTCGCTAAATTAATTCCACCGTATCCAATGCCAGATTGCTCATCGCAAATCGTGCTAGACGCTTTGTCTGATGAACGAGTCTCAGTGATGCAAGGTGCTACACAAAAGCTGGTCGAACTACGCAACTGGTTTGCTTGTGAGTTAACGCAGTTTGATTTCATCGAGTCTGTTTACCCTTCATCGACGAACTTTATTTTGCTGCGTCAAAAACCTAGGCATCAAGTGTTCAGTGTATTGGCGAAGGATGGCATTGTGACAAGGAATCAAAACCATGAACCTGCTTTGCGTAACTGTGTTCGAATCAGTATTGGTAGCCAAGAGAGCATGCTAGAAGTGATAACGTCACTAACACGCTACCAAACCGAATTAGAAAAGAATCAACAAGGCAGACAAATTCAACAATCTCAACATAAAGAAACTCAATCTCAACTCGATAAAGATCATATCTAG
- a CDS encoding LysR substrate-binding domain-containing protein, which produces MNSTLPSTKTLLAFLSTARHLNFTRAAHELNVTQGAVSRQVLSFEESLGCDLFYRHARGLSLTPKGEELVPLIQGTIHQLQSALNQVASSPSKIKLNAPSCITSWLLPKLMSFQQAYPDIDVELTSTIKHVFEPSFDPFDAVITYGKKPSQHSIVSQLLFNEQLAPVCQTQSIVPSHLIDSTSTVIKPHKLAQYTWLHANNEQSDWRLWLEHIGSHDLSSKNNQQFATLDQAMNAAIQGFGIAIGDITLAKQDIDLGRLVKVSEGSVFSGNGYFLLQPKNRQNASLSTLVDWLVD; this is translated from the coding sequence ATGAATAGCACACTTCCTTCAACCAAAACCTTGCTCGCATTTTTATCGACGGCAAGGCACCTTAACTTTACGCGCGCGGCACATGAGCTCAATGTCACGCAAGGTGCAGTGAGTCGTCAGGTACTCTCGTTTGAAGAAAGCCTTGGCTGCGACCTCTTCTATCGCCATGCTCGAGGATTGTCTTTAACGCCGAAAGGAGAAGAGCTGGTTCCCTTGATACAAGGAACGATTCATCAACTGCAATCGGCTCTGAATCAAGTGGCTAGCTCTCCCTCTAAGATCAAACTCAATGCTCCGAGTTGTATTACCTCTTGGCTCTTACCCAAGTTGATGTCATTTCAACAGGCCTATCCTGATATTGATGTCGAGCTCACTTCGACCATCAAGCACGTTTTTGAGCCAAGCTTTGATCCCTTCGATGCGGTGATTACTTATGGCAAGAAACCAAGCCAACACTCAATTGTTAGCCAACTACTGTTCAACGAGCAACTAGCTCCTGTCTGCCAAACACAGAGCATTGTTCCAAGTCACCTGATAGATAGCACTTCAACTGTCATCAAGCCACACAAGCTTGCTCAGTACACTTGGTTACACGCTAACAATGAGCAGAGTGACTGGCGACTATGGTTAGAGCACATAGGAAGCCATGACCTTTCAAGCAAGAACAACCAACAATTCGCGACACTCGACCAAGCGATGAATGCCGCGATTCAGGGCTTTGGTATAGCAATCGGTGACATCACGCTTGCTAAGCAAGATATTGATTTGGGCAGATTGGTGAAAGTGAGTGAAGGCAGTGTCTTTTCGGGAAATGGATACTTCCTATTACAACCCAAGAACCGTCAGAATGCCTCGCTATCAACCTTAGTCGATTGGCTAGTCGATTAA
- a CDS encoding septation protein A, whose translation MKQILDFIPLIIFFALYKMYDIYTATGALIVASAVQIVLTYFIYKKVEKMQIITFLMVAVFGGMTIFLHDDNFIKWKVTIVYALFAIGLTVSHIMGKSAIKGMLGKEISLPESVWAKINWAWTLFFTLCAILNVYVAFNLPLDVWVNFKVFGLLIATLLFTLLTGVYIYKHLPKDQHLQKDQQQELTDKNTDEK comes from the coding sequence ATGAAGCAAATCCTTGATTTCATTCCTCTCATTATTTTCTTTGCGCTGTACAAGATGTATGACATCTATACCGCGACTGGTGCTTTGATCGTTGCATCTGCAGTTCAAATTGTTTTGACGTATTTCATCTACAAGAAAGTAGAAAAAATGCAGATCATCACGTTTCTGATGGTTGCCGTATTTGGCGGCATGACCATCTTCTTGCACGACGACAACTTCATTAAGTGGAAAGTGACCATCGTTTACGCGCTGTTTGCTATCGGCCTGACAGTCAGTCACATCATGGGCAAGTCAGCTATTAAAGGAATGTTGGGCAAAGAGATTTCACTTCCTGAGTCAGTGTGGGCCAAGATCAACTGGGCATGGACTCTGTTCTTTACTCTATGCGCTATTCTCAACGTTTACGTTGCTTTCAACCTACCGTTGGATGTTTGGGTGAACTTCAAGGTGTTTGGCTTACTCATCGCTACCCTGCTCTTCACCTTACTGACGGGTGTATATATTTATAAGCATTTACCAAAAGATCAGCACCTACAAAAAGACCAACAGCAAGAACTAACAGACAAAAATACCGACGAGAAGTAA
- the yciA gene encoding acyl-CoA thioester hydrolase YciA, producing the protein MTIQSTLNPIGSLLLRTLAMPSDTNAAGQIFGGWIMSQLDLAGGILAKEISNGKIVTVSVSSIEFKQPVSVGDVVCVYGDCTKIGRSSMNIDLEVWVKPVLDHGIGDRYKVCGATFNYVAVDESGKPRSINK; encoded by the coding sequence ATGACTATTCAATCAACTTTGAACCCGATTGGTTCTTTACTTCTTCGCACATTAGCGATGCCTTCTGATACAAATGCAGCAGGCCAGATTTTCGGTGGTTGGATAATGTCTCAGCTCGACCTAGCTGGCGGTATCTTGGCGAAAGAGATCTCTAACGGCAAAATAGTCACAGTTTCAGTATCAAGTATCGAGTTCAAACAACCAGTCTCTGTGGGTGATGTGGTATGTGTTTATGGTGATTGCACTAAGATTGGTCGCAGCTCGATGAATATCGACCTAGAAGTATGGGTTAAGCCGGTACTTGACCACGGCATCGGTGACCGTTACAAGGTTTGTGGCGCGACATTCAACTACGTCGCGGTTGATGAAAGTGGTAAGCCTCGCTCTATCAATAAATAG
- a CDS encoding YciI family protein, whose product MWYVIFSQDVENSLEKRLSVRPQHLERLQTLHDEGRLLTAGPMPAIDSDNPGEAGFTGSTVIAEFNSLEDAQAWADADPYIEAGVYQNVIVKPFKKVF is encoded by the coding sequence ATGTGGTACGTGATTTTTTCTCAAGACGTCGAAAATTCATTAGAAAAGCGCCTAAGTGTTCGCCCACAACATCTAGAACGCCTACAAACACTTCACGATGAAGGCCGACTTTTGACAGCAGGTCCAATGCCAGCAATTGATTCGGATAACCCTGGCGAAGCGGGTTTCACAGGCTCTACTGTGATTGCTGAGTTTAACTCTCTAGAAGACGCACAGGCATGGGCAGACGCAGACCCGTACATCGAAGCTGGTGTCTACCAAAATGTCATCGTAAAACCATTCAAGAAAGTATTTTAA
- a CDS encoding GspS/AspS pilotin family protein, whose amino-acid sequence MKKWIIGSLAMALLAGCASREQDQQRQLEMMAQHRAGVLSAGLPIEYGPLSVMRVLAKNTVIEIMMIYNQDAKGAKPLNQVVDMSVNSYCTNSEVRANLDMGLAYNIKIRNTRGQLMVEKLISKDTCQSSS is encoded by the coding sequence GTGAAAAAATGGATTATTGGCTCACTAGCTATGGCTCTGCTTGCAGGCTGTGCTTCAAGAGAGCAAGACCAACAAAGACAACTCGAGATGATGGCGCAGCACCGTGCTGGCGTTTTATCCGCAGGCCTACCCATTGAGTATGGCCCGCTGTCAGTGATGCGAGTGCTCGCAAAAAACACCGTGATTGAAATCATGATGATCTACAACCAAGATGCTAAAGGCGCGAAGCCTTTAAACCAAGTTGTCGATATGAGTGTGAATAGCTACTGCACTAACTCAGAAGTAAGAGCAAACCTAGACATGGGCTTGGCTTACAACATCAAGATTCGCAACACACGCGGACAATTGATGGTTGAGAAGCTGATCAGCAAAGATACTTGCCAGAGCAGCAGCTAG